DNA sequence from the Kazachstania africana CBS 2517 chromosome 4, complete genome genome:
TCTTTATGATTCTTTGAGTAGCTATTTTGGTTATCCCTATTGCAGAACTACAATTCTTATTACTAAATCTTGGAAGCATTTATACTAAAAAGTTCAAGCTACATTTAGTAATCATCGTGTTATTAATCTCACCCATTTAGCATTAAATCGTTCTCTTAATTTTTAGTCAGCTGACACCCTAAAGATTTGCCGATTACTAATTGGGATATCGAATTACCCAATCAGGAAAGTGGCCCGACTTTTTTCGGCTGGATAAGCCCTAATTAAACTCCGGGCACCTGACTGCAAACCCtaattcattctttttaCCCTCCCGCTTCCGGAAGATAAGCTAGTAAAATCAACTGATTAAAAGGAACAGTGTGGAAGTTAGCAATTAAAAGGGCATAGAGATAAACCAACAAGTCAATCACTACGATCCAGTACGACGTTGGAAGAAGGTTGAAGTATTAATAAAAAgtcaaaatgaaaaaaatgggtTTTTTGGTGGATCATCCCCACACAGCAATTACAGAGACTGTATATCGTGTTGTCACAATGGATGAATATGAACTGGAAAGTAACTTACCTAGCTTGGTCCGTATGATAAAGGACGCTTCGAGTGACTATCAGTACACTTTGAATCAAGAGGAACTTGCTAGAGCtattagaaagaaattgaagtaTGGATCAAAATTGCAGCAGGTCCGATCTCTCGATTTATTGAACATGTTGATCTCTCAAGGTATCAAGTTTTCCACAGTTTACAATGATGATAAGCTAATTGAGAGATTGGATGTTGTAACTACTGCGAAAGTCATGAATAAAAGAGATGGCCAGGGTAAACCATACTCTTCAAGAGTTGTTAAAAATTGTAATAAGTACCTTATATCATGGAATGATTACATTTTAGATAATGGACTGGATCGTTCTCGTTGCTATAGAAGTATATTGGATTTAAGTGAAAAAGTAAGAACGAACTATAGTAATAACATTAGTAGTAAGAAAActtctaaaaataaatcaacttCGAGACGTGGATTTTTAAATGATCGCGCTGATGAATCAATGAACTATTACAAGAAACCGAAGACTGCGGATCAACTGTACAGGATACCTCCTATTGACTTGAAGAAGGAGTCTCCGAAGATTAGTTTGACTTTAAGTAATGCACTTGCAGCTGCTATTGCGCTGGAAAATTCGTTAATTACATTACCTGCAGGTAAGAATGCAAtggatgatgaagaagtaactgaaaaatttgtgaAGGCCAGAGatataagaagaaaagtaCTCAGGTACTTACAATTGGTCACAGAGGGAGAGTTCCTAGGGTCTCTAATCCATGCAAATGATAAGTTGGTTGAAGCATTAAcgaaa
Encoded proteins:
- the LSB5 gene encoding Lsb5p (similar to Saccharomyces cerevisiae LSB5 (YCL034W); ancestral locus Anc_1.39), coding for MGFLVDHPHTAITETVYRVVTMDEYELESNLPSLVRMIKDASSDYQYTLNQEELARAIRKKLKYGSKLQQVRSLDLLNMLISQGIKFSTVYNDDKLIERLDVVTTAKVMNKRDGQGKPYSSRVVKNCNKYLISWNDYILDNGLDRSRCYRSILDLSEKVRTNYSNNISSKKTSKNKSTSRRGFLNDRADESMNYYKKPKTADQLYRIPPIDLKKESPKISLTLSNALAAAIALENSLITLPAGKNAMDDEEVTEKFVKARDIRRKVLRYLQLVTEGEFLGSLIHANDKLVEALTKFDERSWEEGTDGVRDDDDDDEGYDDDSINNYETDDSDDMDESRNTVSSSAPRRNIETDIYANTTKGSSSNPFGDQNEI